The Citrifermentans bemidjiense Bem genome window below encodes:
- a CDS encoding energy-coupling factor ABC transporter permease translates to MTLFALSLPLLSATPAFAMHISEGILPFPWAVFWYLVLAPFIALGVRRLNAVSREDLSIKPLVGLLAAVVFIISCMPIPVPTAGTCSHPCGTGVAAILVGPLVSVLIAAVSLLIQALFLAHGGLSTLGANTFSMGVVGSLAGWLAFRGIRRLGGSLAVSGFVAGILADWATYAATALILSLGIRGEAPLTPLFVKVVLAFLPTQLPLGILEGVITAGMVTLLYRKRPDLLVKMRVITEKELPAHA, encoded by the coding sequence ATGACGCTATTTGCGCTTTCGCTGCCGCTTCTCTCCGCCACCCCGGCCTTCGCCATGCACATCTCGGAAGGGATACTTCCTTTCCCCTGGGCCGTCTTCTGGTATCTGGTGCTGGCGCCCTTCATCGCCCTCGGGGTGAGGCGCCTGAACGCCGTGTCGCGCGAAGACCTCTCCATCAAGCCGCTGGTAGGGCTTTTGGCGGCGGTTGTCTTCATCATCTCCTGCATGCCGATCCCGGTCCCGACTGCCGGGACCTGCTCGCATCCCTGCGGCACCGGCGTTGCGGCCATCCTGGTGGGGCCGCTGGTCAGCGTGCTGATCGCGGCGGTCTCGCTGCTGATCCAGGCACTCTTCCTCGCCCACGGCGGACTGTCCACCCTGGGCGCCAACACCTTCTCCATGGGGGTGGTGGGGTCGCTGGCGGGGTGGCTCGCCTTCAGGGGAATCCGGCGCCTGGGCGGGAGCCTCGCCGTCTCCGGGTTCGTCGCCGGCATCCTGGCCGACTGGGCGACCTACGCCGCGACCGCGCTCATCCTGTCGCTCGGTATCCGGGGGGAGGCGCCGCTTACGCCGCTCTTCGTCAAGGTGGTGCTTGCCTTTCTCCCGACCCAGCTGCCGCTGGGGATCCTGGAGGGTGTTATCACCGCAGGGATGGTGACGCTTTTGTACCGTAAACGCCCCGATCTCCTGGTGAAGATGCGGGTAATAACCGAGAAGGAGCTCCCAGCCCATGCCTGA
- the thiC gene encoding phosphomethylpyrimidine synthase ThiC: MMTQIESARAGITTQQMAQVAFDENLTPEYVREKVALGQIVIPWNHVRKPKVAGIGAGLRTKVNASIGTSSDIIDYAAEVKKGLAAQESGADTLMELSVGGDLDRVRREVIAAVDLPVGNVPLYQAFCEASRKYGDPNKLDEEMLFDIIERQCADGMAFMAVHCGINLYTIERLRKQGYRYGGLVSKGGVSMAAWMIANNRENPLYEKFDRVVEILKRYDTVLSLGNGLRAGAIHDSSDRAQIQELLINCELAELGRDMGCQMLVEGPGHVPLDEIEGNIKLQKRMSGGAPYYMLGPIATDVAPGFDHITAAIGAAQSSRYGADLICYITPAEHLALPNEEDVRMGVKAAKIAAYIGDMNKYPEKGRERDKEMSKARRDLDWQRQFELALFPEDAAAIRKSRVPEDEQTCTMCGDFCASRGAGKIFAGDLRGDKI, from the coding sequence ATGATGACACAGATAGAATCGGCGCGTGCCGGCATTACCACCCAGCAGATGGCGCAGGTGGCTTTCGACGAAAATCTGACGCCGGAGTACGTTCGGGAGAAGGTGGCGCTGGGACAGATCGTGATCCCCTGGAACCATGTCAGGAAGCCGAAGGTGGCCGGGATCGGCGCGGGTCTCAGGACCAAGGTGAACGCCTCCATCGGGACCTCCTCCGACATCATCGATTACGCGGCGGAGGTGAAGAAGGGGCTCGCGGCGCAGGAATCCGGAGCAGACACCCTGATGGAACTTTCCGTCGGAGGGGACCTGGACCGGGTGCGGCGCGAGGTGATTGCGGCAGTGGATCTCCCCGTCGGCAACGTCCCCCTCTACCAGGCTTTCTGCGAGGCCTCCAGGAAGTACGGCGACCCCAACAAGCTGGACGAGGAGATGCTCTTCGACATCATCGAAAGGCAGTGTGCCGACGGCATGGCCTTCATGGCGGTGCACTGCGGCATCAACCTCTACACGATCGAACGCCTGAGGAAGCAGGGGTACCGCTACGGCGGCCTGGTTTCCAAGGGTGGGGTGAGCATGGCGGCCTGGATGATCGCCAACAACCGAGAAAATCCGCTCTACGAGAAGTTCGACCGCGTGGTGGAGATCCTGAAGCGCTACGACACCGTGCTGTCGCTGGGGAACGGCCTCAGAGCCGGCGCCATCCACGATTCGAGCGACCGGGCGCAGATCCAGGAGCTTTTGATCAACTGCGAGCTGGCGGAACTCGGGCGCGACATGGGGTGCCAGATGCTGGTGGAGGGGCCGGGACACGTGCCTCTGGACGAGATCGAGGGGAACATCAAGCTGCAGAAGCGGATGAGCGGCGGCGCCCCCTACTACATGCTGGGGCCCATCGCCACCGACGTCGCCCCCGGCTTCGACCACATCACCGCGGCCATCGGTGCAGCGCAGTCTTCCCGCTATGGCGCCGACTTGATCTGCTACATCACCCCGGCCGAGCACCTGGCGCTTCCCAACGAAGAGGACGTCCGTATGGGGGTGAAGGCCGCCAAGATCGCCGCCTACATCGGCGATATGAACAAGTACCCCGAGAAGGGTAGGGAGCGCGACAAGGAGATGAGCAAGGCCAGAAGGGACCTGGACTGGCAGCGCCAGTTCGAGCTCGCCCTGTTCCCCGAGGATGCCGCCGCCATCAGGAAGAGCCGCGTCCCCGAAGACGAGCAGACCTGCACCATGTGCGGCGACTTCTGCGCCTCCCGCGGCGCCGGCAAGATCTTCGCCGGCGATCTCCGGGGTGACAAGATTTGA
- a CDS encoding cobyrinate a,c-diamide synthase, whose amino-acid sequence MKRIVIAAPSSGCGKTTVTLGVMAALKRRGLKVAPFKVGPDFIDPGYHRLATGVPSVNLDGWICDPRFLRESFLYHAAAADIAVVEGAMGLFDGIDGLSEAGSSAQVAKELAAPVVLVVDARSQARSAAALVHGFASFDPALRVAGVIFNNVASANHERILREALDAAVPGVQVIGCLRRDPALAIPSRHLGLVTAEDNPLSDSFLDHLVEVVEEHLHLDALLDLEHGELPEDPAPAAANAAASLERVRIAVARDAAFCFVYEDNLRLLEQSGAELCYFSPLADSSLPEAICGIYLPGGYPELFAAELAANEPMKEQIRAAVEGGTPVYAECGGFIYLTQGMAGEGENHCFAGIFPVQTRMLPRRKALGYREVELLEDCTIGRKGSVARGHEFHYSDMQEMPLHVERLYRVTRKGVELAPEGYRYKNCLASYIHLHFGSSPDLAPHFVEQGRAYRKRSLT is encoded by the coding sequence TTGAAGCGGATCGTCATAGCGGCTCCTTCCAGCGGCTGCGGCAAGACCACCGTGACCTTGGGCGTCATGGCGGCCCTGAAAAGGCGCGGCCTGAAGGTGGCCCCCTTCAAGGTGGGTCCGGACTTCATCGACCCCGGCTATCACCGGCTGGCGACCGGGGTCCCTTCCGTGAACCTGGACGGCTGGATCTGCGATCCCCGCTTCCTGAGGGAGAGCTTCCTCTACCATGCGGCCGCTGCGGATATCGCGGTCGTCGAGGGGGCGATGGGGCTCTTCGACGGTATCGACGGGCTCTCCGAAGCGGGGAGCAGCGCGCAGGTCGCCAAGGAGTTGGCCGCCCCGGTGGTTCTCGTGGTGGATGCCCGCAGCCAGGCGAGAAGCGCCGCCGCGCTAGTGCACGGCTTCGCGAGCTTCGATCCGGCGCTGCGGGTGGCAGGGGTCATCTTCAACAACGTCGCCAGCGCGAACCATGAGCGCATCCTGCGGGAGGCGCTGGATGCTGCGGTGCCGGGCGTGCAGGTGATCGGCTGCCTTCGCAGGGACCCCGCCCTCGCCATTCCGTCGCGCCACTTGGGACTGGTGACGGCGGAGGACAACCCGCTGTCTGACTCCTTCCTGGACCACCTGGTCGAGGTCGTGGAAGAACACCTTCACCTCGACGCGCTCCTCGACCTGGAGCATGGCGAGCTGCCGGAAGATCCCGCGCCAGCCGCCGCCAACGCTGCAGCCAGCCTGGAACGGGTGAGGATCGCGGTGGCGCGGGACGCCGCCTTCTGCTTCGTCTACGAAGACAACCTGCGCCTCCTGGAGCAAAGCGGGGCCGAGCTCTGCTACTTCTCCCCCCTTGCCGACAGCTCGCTGCCGGAGGCTATCTGTGGCATCTACCTCCCCGGCGGCTACCCCGAGCTCTTCGCCGCGGAGCTTGCCGCCAACGAGCCGATGAAGGAGCAGATCCGCGCGGCGGTCGAGGGGGGGACGCCCGTCTATGCCGAGTGCGGCGGTTTCATCTACCTGACCCAAGGCATGGCCGGGGAAGGGGAAAACCACTGTTTTGCAGGCATCTTCCCGGTGCAGACCCGGATGCTGCCGCGCCGCAAGGCGCTGGGGTACCGCGAGGTGGAGCTGCTGGAGGATTGCACGATTGGCCGCAAAGGGAGCGTCGCCCGCGGCCACGAGTTCCACTATTCCGATATGCAGGAGATGCCCCTCCACGTGGAGCGCCTGTACCGGGTCACCAGGAAAGGGGTAGAGCTCGCGCCCGAAGGTTACCGCTACAAGAACTGCCTCGCCTCGTACATACATCTACACTTCGGCAGCTCGCCAGACTTGGCTCCTCACTTCGTGGAACAGGGAAGGGCATACCGGAAAAGGAGCCTCACATGA
- a CDS encoding histidine phosphatase family protein — protein MMERTRLHLIRHGEVERSHCYNGQYDVRLTARGEEQYQLLKPRLDPDRISALYTSDLVRTVRGGEILGPYLGVEPVKVPQFRELNCGEWQGLSVTDIQRDRPDEWAARLADLEHFRAPGGESLGDLAGRVLPALKEIVARHRGEEVLVVAHGGVNRVILMDAIGAPLSSFFSIDQHYCCVNLIDYYADGNTVVQLVNG, from the coding sequence ATGATGGAGAGAACCCGCCTGCACCTGATCCGCCACGGCGAGGTGGAACGCTCGCATTGCTACAACGGCCAGTACGACGTGCGCCTGACCGCGCGGGGAGAGGAGCAGTACCAGCTCTTGAAGCCGCGTCTCGACCCGGACCGGATCAGCGCACTTTATACCAGCGACCTGGTCAGGACCGTCCGCGGCGGCGAGATCCTCGGACCCTATCTCGGCGTGGAACCGGTGAAGGTGCCGCAGTTCAGGGAACTCAACTGCGGGGAGTGGCAGGGACTTTCGGTGACCGACATCCAGCGGGACCGCCCCGACGAGTGGGCGGCGCGGCTTGCGGACCTGGAGCACTTCCGCGCGCCGGGAGGGGAGAGCCTGGGGGATCTGGCCGGCCGGGTGCTTCCAGCCCTGAAGGAAATCGTGGCGAGACACCGGGGGGAGGAGGTCTTGGTGGTGGCCCATGGGGGAGTCAACCGGGTCATCCTCATGGATGCCATCGGCGCGCCCCTTTCATCCTTTTTCAGCATCGACCAGCACTACTGCTGCGTGAACCTGATCGACTACTACGCCGACGGCAATACCGTGGTGCAGTTGGTGAACGGTTAA
- the cobS gene encoding adenosylcobinamide-GDP ribazoletransferase → MRLFLIAFQFLTILPLPFAVRCEEEDLGRSMAFFPLVGLALGALLAGADYLLAPLLPRSVGDLVLIALMSVTTGALHLDGLSDVADGLAARGSRERFLEIMKDSRVGAVGAVALVLGLGLKYQALLAVPLQYKREALLLFPMAARCAQVQMTVGAKRARKDGLGSAFVGGAGLTQLVVACLLTVAAGYLLLGLTGVICLLFLFLLTWCVKLWSHQRLGGVTGDVIGCASELNEIFFLLVLLALLRQGLAGA, encoded by the coding sequence ATGAGACTCTTCCTGATCGCATTCCAGTTCCTCACCATCCTTCCCCTCCCGTTCGCGGTGCGCTGCGAGGAGGAGGATCTGGGGCGCTCCATGGCCTTTTTCCCCTTGGTGGGGCTGGCCTTGGGTGCGCTCCTGGCGGGGGCGGATTACCTCCTTGCCCCGCTCCTCCCCAGAAGCGTCGGGGACCTGGTCCTGATCGCGCTGATGAGCGTGACGACGGGGGCGCTGCATCTGGACGGGCTCTCCGACGTAGCCGACGGGCTCGCCGCCCGCGGCTCCCGGGAGCGCTTCCTGGAGATCATGAAGGACTCCCGGGTCGGGGCCGTCGGTGCGGTCGCGCTCGTGCTGGGGCTGGGGCTCAAGTACCAAGCCCTTCTGGCGGTGCCGCTTCAGTACAAGCGGGAGGCGCTCCTTCTCTTCCCGATGGCGGCGCGCTGCGCCCAGGTGCAGATGACGGTGGGGGCCAAGCGGGCGAGAAAGGACGGCCTTGGCTCCGCTTTCGTGGGAGGGGCCGGGCTCACCCAGCTCGTCGTCGCCTGCCTTTTGACCGTTGCCGCGGGGTATCTTCTCCTGGGGTTGACCGGCGTAATCTGCCTGCTCTTTCTCTTTCTCCTCACCTGGTGCGTGAAGCTCTGGTCGCACCAAAGGCTCGGCGGGGTGACCGGAGACGTGATCGGCTGCGCCAGCGAATTGAACGAGATTTTTTTCCTGCTGGTCCTTCTGGCCCTTTTGCGCCAGGGGTTAGCGGGAGCATAG
- the cobT gene encoding nicotinate-nucleotide--dimethylbenzimidazole phosphoribosyltransferase, which produces MELLESALAKIQPVDEALLTEAQAKLDNKTKPPGSLGLLEEMARRFAAITGDLSPKMGKKVIFTFAGDHGIVEEGVSLFPKEVTPQMVLNFLRGGAGVNVLARHAGAEVRVVDVGVDYDFEPTEGLIIRKIAKGTRNFAKESAMTREEAVAAIEVGIALADRAKAEGISMVGTGEMGIGNTSPSSAIIAAFAGCSVREVTHRGTGIGDQALEHKIKVIQAGLDLNRPNPEDPLDVLSKVGGLEIAGIAGLVLGAAANRIPVVVDGFISTAGALIACEMHPNVREYIFAAHNSVEIGHQMMLQRIGAKPILDLQLRLGEGTGAALAMGLIEAGVKVLNEMATFEEAGVASS; this is translated from the coding sequence ATGGAACTTCTGGAATCGGCGCTGGCAAAAATCCAGCCGGTAGACGAGGCGCTTTTGACCGAGGCGCAGGCAAAGCTGGACAACAAGACCAAGCCGCCGGGGTCCCTCGGGCTCCTGGAGGAGATGGCGCGCCGCTTCGCCGCCATCACCGGCGACCTTTCCCCCAAGATGGGGAAGAAGGTCATCTTCACCTTTGCCGGCGACCACGGCATCGTGGAGGAGGGGGTCTCCCTCTTTCCTAAGGAAGTGACCCCGCAGATGGTGCTCAACTTCCTGCGCGGCGGCGCGGGGGTCAACGTGCTCGCCCGCCACGCAGGCGCCGAGGTGCGGGTGGTCGACGTCGGGGTCGATTACGATTTCGAGCCGACCGAGGGACTCATCATCAGGAAGATCGCCAAGGGTACCCGCAACTTCGCTAAGGAAAGCGCCATGACGCGCGAGGAGGCGGTGGCCGCCATCGAGGTGGGGATTGCGCTGGCGGACCGGGCCAAGGCCGAGGGTATCTCCATGGTCGGTACCGGCGAGATGGGGATTGGCAACACCAGCCCCTCCTCCGCCATCATCGCGGCCTTCGCCGGCTGCAGCGTGCGCGAGGTGACACATCGCGGTACCGGCATCGGCGATCAGGCGCTGGAGCATAAGATCAAAGTGATCCAGGCCGGTCTCGACCTGAATCGTCCCAACCCGGAAGACCCCCTGGACGTGCTCTCCAAGGTGGGGGGGCTGGAGATCGCTGGCATCGCCGGGCTGGTCCTGGGTGCCGCCGCTAACCGGATCCCGGTCGTCGTGGACGGCTTTATCTCCACCGCGGGGGCGCTTATCGCCTGCGAGATGCACCCGAACGTCAGGGAGTACATCTTCGCCGCCCACAACTCGGTCGAGATCGGCCACCAGATGATGCTGCAGCGGATCGGCGCCAAGCCGATACTCGACCTGCAACTGCGCCTCGGCGAGGGGACCGGCGCCGCTTTGGCCATGGGTCTCATCGAGGCAGGCGTCAAGGTCCTCAACGAAATGGCGACCTTCGAAGAGGCCGGAGTGGCCTCCTCCTAG
- the cobU gene encoding bifunctional adenosylcobinamide kinase/adenosylcobinamide-phosphate guanylyltransferase has product MSNVILVTGGSRSGKSRFAEGLALSYPALRGYLATAEAGDAEMADRIARHQGRRGEEWETLEEPLQVEETIRANDGRYGIILLDCVTLWLSNLLFSCDGGAAEALSRVERFTESFKSLQTPLVIVTNEVGMGIVPEHPLSRTFRDLSGEANELIAARADEVHVCFAGLPLKLKG; this is encoded by the coding sequence ATGTCCAACGTGATTCTGGTGACCGGCGGGAGCCGCAGCGGCAAGAGCAGGTTCGCCGAAGGGCTCGCCCTTTCGTACCCGGCCTTGCGAGGCTACCTGGCGACCGCCGAGGCGGGGGACGCGGAGATGGCCGACCGCATCGCGCGGCACCAGGGGCGTCGCGGCGAGGAGTGGGAGACCCTGGAGGAGCCGCTGCAGGTGGAGGAGACAATCCGCGCCAACGACGGCCGCTACGGCATCATCCTCCTTGACTGCGTGACACTCTGGCTCTCGAACCTCCTGTTCAGTTGCGACGGCGGGGCCGCAGAGGCACTGTCGCGGGTGGAGCGTTTCACCGAGAGCTTCAAGAGCTTGCAGACCCCGCTGGTCATCGTCACCAACGAGGTGGGGATGGGGATAGTGCCGGAGCATCCGCTCTCGCGGACCTTTCGCGATCTCTCCGGCGAGGCGAACGAACTGATCGCGGCGCGGGCGGACGAGGTGCATGTCTGCTTCGCCGGCCTGCCGCTGAAGTTGAAGGGCTAG
- the yihA gene encoding ribosome biogenesis GTP-binding protein YihA/YsxC, translated as MIVKQTEFIKSATKPAHYPEGNLPEIAFAGRSNVGKSSLVNVLVNRKNLVRTSSTPGRTQLINFFQVNDDFMLVDLPGYGYAKVPLAVKKEWRPMMETYLSKRRNLRGVVLILDIRRTPTEEDLQMLAWLRAFSVPPIVVITKCDKVSKNERARQSAVIMEKMQLKKEELNYFSALSKEGKDAVWARIDALLSPAAAETTEISGDPAPSAPVND; from the coding sequence TTGATAGTAAAGCAAACTGAGTTTATTAAAAGCGCCACTAAACCCGCCCACTATCCGGAGGGCAATCTCCCAGAGATCGCCTTCGCCGGGCGCTCCAACGTCGGGAAGTCGTCCCTGGTCAACGTGCTGGTGAACCGGAAGAACCTCGTCCGCACCAGTTCCACCCCCGGCCGCACGCAGCTGATCAATTTCTTCCAGGTGAACGACGATTTCATGCTGGTGGACCTACCCGGTTACGGCTACGCCAAGGTTCCGCTGGCGGTCAAGAAAGAGTGGCGCCCCATGATGGAGACCTACCTCTCCAAGCGCCGCAACCTGCGCGGGGTGGTGCTGATCCTCGACATCCGCAGGACCCCGACGGAAGAGGACCTGCAGATGCTCGCCTGGCTGCGCGCCTTCTCGGTCCCCCCGATCGTCGTGATCACCAAGTGCGACAAGGTGTCCAAGAACGAGCGCGCCCGGCAAAGCGCAGTCATCATGGAAAAGATGCAGCTCAAGAAGGAGGAGCTGAACTACTTCTCTGCCCTTTCCAAGGAAGGAAAGGACGCCGTATGGGCCCGCATCGACGCGCTGCTCTCCCCCGCGGCGGCGGAAACTACGGAAATTTCGGGCGATCCGGCGCCGTCCGCCCCGGTTAATGATTGA
- a CDS encoding HDOD domain-containing protein, with product MNKELETAIMNAADLPTIPIVAIKVMQLIESENATADELAKIVSTDPAVAARVLKISNSSFYGCRRQIQTLSSAIVILGFSTLRSLVVAASVKQVYKPYGLTEKMLWEHSFAAGLAARIIANRTRIANEEEAFLAGLFHDIGKIIMNTLDRNKFQEVMQHCYNEGISFGQAERTIYPFSHDEVGAYVIKKWNFPEILTSAILYHHTLEFDEFEDPAVVNLTAITALADLFCLKLGIGIREPEEDIDLACSKPAQLLNIAPETVQQLLETFDKAFQEDKALFVS from the coding sequence ATGAACAAAGAACTCGAAACAGCGATCATGAACGCGGCGGATCTGCCGACCATTCCCATCGTAGCCATAAAGGTAATGCAACTGATCGAGAGCGAAAACGCGACGGCGGACGAGCTGGCGAAGATCGTCTCGACCGACCCCGCCGTGGCCGCGCGGGTGCTCAAGATCTCCAACTCCTCCTTCTACGGCTGCCGCCGACAGATTCAGACCCTTTCCAGCGCCATCGTCATCCTCGGGTTCAGCACGCTCAGAAGCCTCGTGGTCGCAGCCTCCGTAAAGCAGGTCTACAAGCCTTACGGGCTCACCGAAAAGATGCTCTGGGAGCACTCCTTCGCGGCAGGCCTCGCCGCCAGAATCATCGCCAACCGCACCCGCATCGCCAACGAGGAGGAGGCGTTCCTGGCCGGGCTCTTCCACGATATCGGCAAGATCATCATGAATACGCTGGACCGCAACAAGTTCCAGGAAGTGATGCAGCACTGCTATAACGAGGGGATCTCCTTCGGACAGGCGGAACGGACCATCTATCCCTTCAGCCATGACGAGGTGGGAGCGTACGTGATAAAGAAATGGAACTTCCCGGAGATCCTCACCAGCGCCATCCTATACCACCACACGCTGGAGTTCGACGAGTTCGAGGATCCGGCCGTGGTCAACCTTACCGCCATCACAGCTTTGGCCGACCTTTTCTGCCTGAAGCTCGGTATCGGGATCAGGGAACCCGAGGAGGATATAGATCTGGCGTGCTCGAAACCGGCGCAGCTGCTGAACATCGCACCGGAGACCGTGCAGCAGCTGCTGGAGACCTTCGACAAGGCGTTCCAGGAAGACAAGGCCCTGTTCGTCAGCTAG
- a CDS encoding HAMP domain-containing sensor histidine kinase, translating to MKLNTKLVMIMLTMLIVATAMLFVLNQVSQNDLVGEIQESSTMVSKAIQLSVEDLTSEVESSRLTEYLQQAKGKGVNEINIINNEGEIINSSDPAQVGKKREIKKLEKGLRASRRGGGGGSLKPYDLVVPVIVGDEQLGYVQVNLLLDNIRDIQHANFVKRLAATTMVFLMGMILIIFLARRYTSPIHRLATGVKHVSGGDLSVTFQGGSGDEIGELAENLNEMVEKLKEKELLEKRLYEAEHLSKVGQLAAGIAHEIRNPLNYISLAIDHLKSEFLPSCPEKAQDLESIANNIKEEVRKANYMVLNFMNYGRPLKLRLQRVCYPELVDKAMQLMKDRLDERGIEVVREIPEDLPPMLADPELMRNCLCNFISNSTQAMPEGGKFTIGASLAPETGQFCLTFSDEGTGIEPQDLEKVFQPYFTTKEAGIGLGLAITERIVREHGGSIAVRSTKGEGTTFSVTLPAATA from the coding sequence ATGAAACTCAATACCAAGCTGGTGATGATTATGCTCACCATGCTTATCGTGGCGACGGCTATGCTCTTCGTCCTGAATCAGGTCAGCCAGAACGACCTGGTGGGGGAGATCCAGGAGAGTTCCACCATGGTGTCGAAAGCCATTCAGCTCAGCGTGGAAGACCTGACCTCCGAGGTCGAATCATCGCGCCTGACCGAGTACCTCCAGCAGGCGAAGGGCAAAGGGGTCAACGAGATCAACATCATCAACAACGAGGGGGAGATCATCAACTCCTCGGATCCCGCCCAAGTCGGTAAAAAACGCGAAATCAAAAAGCTGGAGAAGGGGCTGCGGGCCTCGCGCCGCGGCGGCGGCGGGGGGTCGCTCAAGCCGTACGACCTGGTGGTGCCTGTCATCGTGGGCGACGAGCAGCTGGGTTACGTGCAGGTGAACCTCCTTCTCGACAACATACGCGACATCCAGCACGCCAACTTCGTCAAGCGCCTGGCTGCGACCACCATGGTGTTCCTGATGGGGATGATACTGATCATCTTCCTCGCGCGCCGCTACACCTCGCCGATACACCGGCTGGCTACGGGGGTGAAGCACGTCTCCGGGGGGGACCTGAGCGTCACCTTCCAGGGGGGGAGCGGCGACGAGATCGGCGAGCTTGCCGAGAACCTGAACGAGATGGTGGAAAAGCTGAAAGAAAAGGAACTGCTCGAAAAGCGGCTCTACGAGGCGGAGCACCTCTCCAAGGTGGGGCAGCTGGCCGCGGGGATCGCGCACGAGATCAGGAACCCGCTCAATTACATAAGCCTCGCCATCGACCACCTGAAGAGCGAATTCCTCCCCTCCTGCCCCGAAAAGGCCCAGGATCTGGAGTCGATCGCCAACAACATCAAGGAAGAGGTGCGCAAGGCGAACTACATGGTGCTCAATTTCATGAATTACGGCCGTCCCTTGAAGCTGCGGCTGCAGCGGGTATGTTACCCTGAACTCGTGGACAAGGCGATGCAACTCATGAAAGACCGGCTCGACGAAAGGGGAATCGAAGTGGTGCGGGAAATACCCGAGGATCTGCCGCCGATGCTGGCGGACCCGGAGCTGATGCGCAACTGCCTGTGCAACTTCATCAGTAACAGCACCCAGGCGATGCCGGAGGGGGGAAAGTTCACCATCGGCGCGAGCCTTGCCCCCGAAACCGGCCAGTTCTGCCTCACCTTCAGCGACGAGGGGACGGGGATCGAACCGCAGGACCTGGAGAAGGTGTTTCAGCCCTACTTCACCACCAAGGAGGCCGGGATCGGCCTCGGGCTCGCCATCACCGAACGGATCGTGAGGGAGCACGGCGGCAGCATCGCGGTTCGAAGCACGAAAGGGGAAGGGACCACCTTCTCGGTCACCCTCCCGGCGGCAACGGCATAA